The following proteins come from a genomic window of Streptomyces sp. GS7:
- a CDS encoding DUF4232 domain-containing protein has product MPQTDAHTRTTRTPRTARRRTLRIAAAGLTAVAALTLTACGGQDDPLKTAAAKPFNPAPQDAQDPAANGTKGTQGTKGTEDSNASVSGGGSASAGQASGGRGGNATVTDGSAGGAKQRGSHAPGGSTAGRGHGAGAGHTACDAARIRIVAKPLTRPVNHLLLEATNTSGTTCDLYAAPFLQFDDAQAPVPDLPESKPQAVVTLAPGKSGYAGVMTSGADGGAHGRTVTSLSVWVAGRDGKGSVGGAAKVALPGGSAYIDDSARVSYWQADPSDAASW; this is encoded by the coding sequence ATGCCGCAGACCGACGCCCACACCCGCACCACCCGTACGCCCCGCACCGCCCGCCGCCGTACGCTGCGGATCGCGGCGGCCGGACTGACCGCCGTCGCCGCGCTCACCCTCACCGCCTGCGGCGGCCAGGACGACCCGCTGAAGACCGCCGCCGCCAAGCCGTTCAACCCCGCGCCTCAGGACGCCCAGGACCCGGCGGCCAACGGTACGAAGGGCACGCAGGGCACGAAGGGCACTGAGGACTCCAACGCCTCGGTGAGCGGCGGCGGGAGCGCCTCGGCGGGGCAGGCGTCCGGTGGCCGCGGCGGCAACGCGACCGTGACGGACGGCTCGGCCGGCGGCGCCAAGCAGCGCGGCTCGCATGCGCCGGGCGGGTCCACCGCCGGCCGGGGCCACGGTGCGGGCGCCGGGCACACCGCCTGCGACGCCGCCCGGATCCGCATCGTGGCGAAGCCGCTGACCCGGCCGGTCAACCATCTCCTGCTGGAGGCCACCAACACCTCCGGTACCACCTGCGACCTCTACGCCGCCCCGTTCCTGCAGTTCGACGACGCGCAGGCGCCGGTCCCGGACCTGCCGGAGAGCAAGCCGCAGGCCGTGGTCACCCTCGCGCCGGGCAAGTCCGGCTATGCCGGGGTGATGACGTCCGGTGCCGACGGCGGCGCGCACGGCCGCACGGTCACCTCGCTGTCCGTCTGGGTCGCGGGCCGTGACGGCAAGGGCAGCGTCGGCGGTGCGGCGAAGGTGGCGCTGCCGGGCGGCTCGGCGTACATCGACGACAGTGCCCGGGTGTCGTACTGGCAGGCGGACCCGAGCGACGCGGCCTCCTGGTAG
- a CDS encoding AfsR/SARP family transcriptional regulator gives MEFSLLGPIAVTTGSGELSLGPAKRRSVLALLLLQPNTTVPLEQLIDSLWEDEPPEHARTVVQGHVSRLRATLAAGGAETYGIELATHGSAYLLRLPEQLIDAHRFSELVALARPEAAPADAVPLLREALGLWRGPALTGTVTSPPFAAAAHALEERRLTAVEALARAHGALGEHEQAAAILYSAAVNHPLREGLIAALMRALFRTGRQSDALEWFHRTRRLLNEELGVDPGERLRDAYEEILRAEAADGGRKTAPAGSSFHVKHGQDDPRPGDTAGASPADATTTGTGRGAGAAPRLLPRPPARFLGRQDQLGALTDALTDRTTGESPLAVVAGPAGVGKTACAVQWAHLHAGAFPDGQLFADLRGFGEGDEAAPAEILRDFLLALGTPPERVPGSAQAASALFRSLVADRRLLVVLDNARSSAQVRPLLPGGPHCATVVTSRSRLDGLVATDCARPVSVQVLGHEEGAALLGAMLGPERVAEDPAAAEELVALCDGLPLALRAAAAQLTARPRWKLARLAAALRDERRRLALLSAEDTGIAAALRMSVARLSADDARLLSALATSADGHLNASVAAALAGYDPERTQDGLERLAEMHLVDEEATDVYTISTLTQLFARDERGEESDGESGRGKGPGGGNG, from the coding sequence TTGGAATTCTCACTGCTCGGCCCGATCGCCGTGACGACCGGCTCAGGAGAGCTGTCGCTCGGGCCCGCCAAACGGCGCAGTGTGCTGGCGCTGCTGCTTCTGCAGCCCAACACCACCGTTCCACTGGAGCAGTTGATCGACTCCCTGTGGGAGGACGAGCCGCCCGAGCACGCCCGCACGGTCGTCCAGGGGCATGTCTCGCGGCTGCGCGCGACACTGGCCGCGGGCGGTGCGGAGACGTACGGCATCGAGCTGGCCACGCACGGCTCCGCCTATCTGCTGCGGCTGCCGGAGCAGCTGATCGACGCGCACCGCTTCAGTGAACTGGTGGCGCTGGCCCGCCCGGAGGCGGCACCTGCCGACGCCGTGCCGCTGCTGCGCGAGGCGCTGGGGCTGTGGCGCGGGCCCGCACTGACCGGCACGGTCACCAGCCCGCCCTTCGCCGCCGCCGCGCATGCGCTGGAGGAGCGCCGGCTGACCGCCGTCGAGGCGCTGGCGCGGGCCCACGGTGCGCTGGGCGAGCACGAACAGGCCGCGGCGATCCTCTACTCCGCGGCCGTCAACCACCCGCTGCGGGAAGGGCTGATCGCGGCGCTGATGCGGGCACTGTTCCGTACGGGGCGGCAGTCGGACGCACTGGAGTGGTTCCACCGCACCCGGCGGCTGCTCAACGAAGAGCTGGGCGTGGACCCCGGCGAGCGGCTGCGCGACGCGTACGAGGAGATTCTCCGCGCGGAGGCGGCGGACGGCGGACGGAAGACGGCGCCCGCGGGCTCGTCGTTTCACGTGAAACACGGGCAGGATGACCCGCGGCCCGGGGACACCGCCGGTGCGTCCCCCGCGGACGCCACGACGACGGGGACGGGCCGCGGGGCCGGTGCGGCACCTCGGCTGCTGCCCCGGCCGCCCGCCCGCTTCCTGGGCCGACAGGACCAACTGGGCGCACTGACTGATGCGTTGACGGACCGTACGACCGGCGAGAGCCCACTCGCGGTGGTCGCGGGACCGGCAGGCGTCGGCAAGACCGCATGCGCCGTGCAGTGGGCGCATCTGCACGCCGGAGCCTTCCCCGACGGGCAGCTCTTCGCCGATCTGCGCGGTTTCGGCGAGGGCGACGAGGCGGCACCGGCCGAGATCCTGCGCGACTTCCTGCTGGCGCTCGGCACACCGCCCGAGCGGGTGCCCGGCTCCGCGCAGGCCGCCTCGGCGCTGTTCCGCTCACTGGTCGCCGACCGCCGGCTGCTGGTCGTCCTCGACAACGCGCGGAGTTCGGCGCAGGTACGCCCGCTGCTGCCCGGCGGCCCGCACTGCGCCACGGTCGTCACCAGCCGCAGCCGACTCGACGGGCTGGTCGCCACGGACTGCGCCCGGCCGGTGAGCGTCCAGGTGCTCGGCCACGAGGAGGGCGCGGCACTGCTCGGCGCGATGCTCGGGCCGGAGCGGGTCGCGGAAGACCCGGCCGCCGCCGAGGAGTTGGTGGCGCTGTGCGACGGGCTGCCGCTGGCGCTGCGGGCCGCCGCCGCCCAGCTGACCGCCCGGCCGCGCTGGAAGCTGGCCCGGCTGGCCGCGGCGCTGCGCGACGAGCGGCGGCGGCTGGCGCTGCTGTCGGCGGAGGACACCGGGATCGCGGCGGCGCTGCGGATGTCGGTCGCCCGGCTGTCGGCGGATGACGCCCGGCTGCTGAGCGCGCTGGCGACCAGCGCCGACGGCCATCTCAACGCGTCGGTGGCGGCGGCGCTCGCCGGGTACGACCCCGAGCGCACCCAGGACGGCCTGGAGCGGCTCGCCGAGATGCATCTGGTGGACGAAGAGGCGACCGATGTCTACACGATCAGTACGCTGACGCAGCTGTTCGCGCGCGACGAGCGCGGTGAGGAGAGCGATGGGGAGAGCGGGCGGGGCAAGGGCCCCGGTGGCGGCAACGGCTGA
- a CDS encoding M18 family aminopeptidase, producing the protein MTNSTRFDRGHTDDLMSFLAASPSPYHAVANAAERLEKAGFRQLAETDEWGGESGGRYVLRGGAIIAWYVPEGAGAATPYRIVGAHTDSPNLRVKPIPDTGSRGWRQIAVEIYGGTLLNTWLDRDLGLSGRVTLRDGSHRLVNVDRPLLRVPQLAVHLDRSVNTDGLKLDKQRHMTPIWGLGEVAEGDLIAFVAEETGVPADDIKGWDLMVHSVEPPAYLGRDRELVAGPRMDNLLSVHAGTAALAAAAAAGGTLTGIPVLAAFDHEENGSQSDTGADGPLLGTVLERSVFARGGSYEDRARAFAGTVCLSSDTGHAVHPNYSERHDPGHHPMPNGGPILKVNVNQRYATDGSGRAVFAAACERAGVPWQSFVSNNAMPCGTTIGPITAARHGIATVDIGVAILSMHSARELCGAQDPYLLANALTAFLES; encoded by the coding sequence ATGACCAACTCCACCCGCTTCGACCGCGGCCACACCGACGACCTGATGTCCTTCCTCGCCGCCAGCCCGTCGCCGTACCACGCGGTGGCGAACGCGGCGGAGCGGCTGGAGAAGGCCGGCTTCCGGCAGCTGGCGGAGACCGACGAGTGGGGCGGCGAGAGCGGCGGCCGGTATGTGCTGCGCGGCGGCGCCATCATCGCGTGGTACGTCCCCGAGGGCGCGGGCGCCGCGACCCCCTACCGCATCGTCGGAGCGCACACCGACTCGCCCAATCTGCGCGTCAAGCCGATCCCGGACACCGGTTCCCGGGGCTGGCGGCAGATCGCCGTCGAGATCTACGGCGGCACGCTGCTCAACACCTGGCTCGACCGCGACCTGGGGCTCAGCGGCCGGGTGACGCTGCGCGACGGCAGCCACCGGCTGGTCAACGTGGACCGGCCGCTGCTGCGGGTGCCGCAACTCGCCGTCCACCTGGACCGCTCGGTGAACACCGACGGGCTCAAGCTCGACAAGCAGCGCCACATGACGCCGATCTGGGGCCTGGGCGAGGTTGCCGAGGGCGATCTGATCGCGTTCGTGGCGGAGGAGACCGGGGTCCCGGCGGACGACATCAAGGGCTGGGACCTGATGGTGCACAGCGTCGAGCCCCCCGCCTATCTGGGGCGCGACCGTGAGCTGGTCGCCGGGCCGCGGATGGACAACCTGCTGTCCGTGCACGCCGGTACGGCCGCGCTCGCCGCGGCTGCGGCCGCCGGCGGCACGCTGACCGGCATCCCGGTGCTGGCCGCCTTCGACCACGAGGAGAACGGCAGCCAGTCGGACACCGGCGCCGACGGCCCGCTGCTCGGCACGGTGCTGGAACGTTCGGTCTTCGCCCGCGGCGGTTCGTACGAGGACCGGGCGCGGGCCTTCGCCGGCACCGTCTGCCTGTCCTCCGACACCGGTCACGCCGTCCACCCCAACTACAGCGAGCGGCACGACCCCGGGCACCACCCGATGCCCAACGGCGGGCCGATCCTCAAGGTGAACGTCAACCAGCGGTATGCGACGGACGGCAGCGGGCGGGCCGTCTTCGCGGCGGCGTGCGAACGGGCCGGTGTGCCCTGGCAGTCGTTCGTGTCCAACAACGCGATGCCCTGCGGCACCACGATCGGACCGATCACCGCGGCCCGGCACGGCATCGCGACCGTCGACATCGGCGTGGCCATCCTGTCCATGCACTCGGCCCGCGAGCTGTGCGGCGCCCAGGACCCGTATCTGCTGGCGAACGCCCTGACGGCCTTCCTGGAGAGCTGA
- a CDS encoding acyl-CoA dehydrogenase, giving the protein MGHYKSNLRDIEFNLFEVLGRDSVYGTGPFAEMDVDTAKSVLSEIARLSENELADSYADADRNPPVFDPDTNTAPVPDTFKKSYQAYMDAEWWRLGVPEEIGGTTTPRSLLWAFAESILGSNPAVWMYASGPAFAGVLFEEGTEQQKHIAKLATEKGWGSTMVLTEPDAGSDVGAGRTKAVKQEDGSWHIEGVKRFITSGEHDMADNILHYVLARPEGHGPGTKGLSLFLVPKYEFDFETGELGERNGVYATNVEHKMGLKASNTCEMTFGDRHPAKGWLIGEKHDGIRQMFRIIEFARMMVGTKAIATLSTGYLNALEYAKERVQGPDLAAFTDKAAPRVTITHHPDVRRSLMTQKAYAEGMRALVLYTATVQDEILIKEAAGEDASAENALNDLLLPIVKGYGSEKSYEQLAQSLQTFGGSGYLQEYPIEQYIRDSKIDTLYEGTTAIQGQDFFFRKIVRNQGAALTQLSETIKKFLADAEGGAELEQARGELAKAAADLEAIVGAMLTDLAATEKDVKSIYKVGLNTTRLLMASGDVVIGYLLLKGAAVAAGKLAGASSKDKPFYEGKIAAAKFFAHTVLPGVAVQRGLAESVDQSLMELDEAAF; this is encoded by the coding sequence ATGGGGCACTACAAGTCGAATCTCCGCGACATCGAGTTCAACCTCTTCGAGGTGCTCGGCCGTGACAGCGTGTACGGCACCGGACCGTTCGCGGAGATGGACGTCGACACCGCCAAGAGCGTGCTGTCCGAGATCGCCCGGCTGTCGGAGAACGAGCTGGCCGACTCGTACGCGGACGCCGACCGGAATCCCCCGGTCTTCGACCCGGACACCAACACCGCGCCGGTCCCGGACACCTTCAAGAAGAGCTACCAGGCGTACATGGACGCCGAGTGGTGGCGCCTGGGCGTCCCGGAGGAGATCGGCGGCACCACCACGCCGCGCTCGCTGCTGTGGGCCTTCGCCGAGTCCATCCTGGGCTCGAACCCGGCGGTGTGGATGTACGCCTCCGGCCCGGCCTTCGCCGGTGTGCTCTTCGAGGAGGGCACCGAGCAGCAGAAGCACATCGCGAAGCTCGCCACGGAGAAGGGCTGGGGCTCCACGATGGTGCTGACCGAGCCGGACGCCGGCTCGGACGTCGGCGCCGGCCGCACCAAGGCCGTCAAGCAGGAGGACGGCTCGTGGCACATCGAGGGCGTGAAGCGCTTCATCACGTCCGGTGAGCACGACATGGCGGACAACATCCTCCACTACGTCCTCGCCCGGCCGGAGGGCCACGGCCCCGGCACCAAGGGCCTGTCGCTCTTCCTCGTGCCGAAGTACGAGTTCGACTTCGAGACCGGCGAGCTGGGCGAGCGCAACGGCGTCTACGCCACCAACGTCGAGCACAAGATGGGCCTCAAGGCGTCCAACACCTGCGAGATGACCTTCGGCGACCGCCACCCCGCCAAGGGCTGGCTGATCGGCGAGAAGCACGACGGCATCCGCCAGATGTTCCGGATCATCGAGTTCGCCCGGATGATGGTCGGCACGAAGGCCATAGCCACCCTCTCGACCGGCTACCTGAACGCCCTGGAGTACGCCAAGGAGCGCGTGCAGGGCCCGGATCTGGCCGCGTTCACCGACAAGGCCGCGCCGCGCGTCACCATCACCCACCACCCCGACGTGCGCCGCTCGCTGATGACGCAGAAGGCGTACGCCGAGGGCATGCGCGCGCTGGTGCTGTACACCGCCACGGTCCAGGACGAGATCCTCATCAAGGAGGCCGCGGGCGAGGACGCCTCCGCCGAGAACGCGCTGAACGACCTGCTGCTGCCGATCGTCAAGGGCTACGGCTCGGAGAAGTCCTACGAGCAGCTGGCGCAGTCGCTCCAGACCTTCGGCGGCTCCGGCTACCTCCAGGAGTACCCGATCGAGCAGTACATCCGGGACTCCAAGATCGACACCCTCTACGAGGGCACCACCGCCATCCAGGGGCAGGACTTCTTCTTCCGGAAGATCGTCCGCAACCAGGGCGCGGCGCTGACCCAGCTCTCGGAGACGATCAAGAAGTTCCTGGCCGACGCCGAGGGCGGCGCGGAGCTGGAGCAGGCCCGCGGCGAGCTGGCCAAGGCCGCCGCCGACCTGGAGGCGATCGTCGGCGCCATGCTGACGGACCTCGCCGCCACGGAGAAGGACGTCAAGTCCATCTACAAGGTCGGTCTGAACACCACCCGCCTCCTGATGGCCTCCGGTGACGTCGTCATCGGCTACCTGCTCCTCAAGGGCGCCGCGGTGGCGGCCGGGAAGCTGGCCGGTGCGTCCTCGAAGGACAAGCCGTTCTACGAGGGCAAGATCGCCGCCGCGAAGTTCTTCGCGCACACCGTCCTGCCGGGCGTCGCGGTGCAGCGCGGGCTGGCCGAGTCCGTCGACCAGTCGCTGATGGAGCTCGACGAGGCCGCGTTCTGA
- a CDS encoding SseB family protein, with the protein MYGYDQNAGAGQQQYGAPPPPPQQPAPGGYGEQPLYPEPSPPSLADAVRAFTTGSMSAEDFQGIFSTSKVYCPRGDNPGFLALHNTQQPVIPMFTSLKELRRYAGKESKYFVITGAEVLDLLPTGYGFVLDMEGDHRMVFDAKAVEQMVDFAMRRMYG; encoded by the coding sequence ATGTACGGCTACGACCAGAACGCGGGTGCCGGGCAGCAGCAGTATGGAGCTCCGCCGCCCCCGCCGCAGCAACCGGCCCCCGGGGGCTACGGCGAGCAGCCGCTCTATCCCGAGCCGTCCCCGCCCTCCCTCGCCGACGCGGTGCGCGCCTTCACCACCGGCTCGATGTCGGCCGAGGACTTCCAGGGCATCTTCTCGACGTCCAAGGTCTACTGCCCGCGCGGCGACAACCCCGGGTTCCTGGCGCTGCACAACACCCAGCAGCCGGTGATCCCGATGTTCACCTCGCTCAAAGAGCTGCGGCGGTACGCCGGCAAGGAGTCCAAGTACTTCGTGATCACCGGTGCCGAGGTGCTCGATCTGCTGCCGACCGGCTACGGCTTCGTCCTCGACATGGAGGGCGACCACCGGATGGTCTTCGACGCCAAGGCCGTGGAGCAGATGGTCGACTTCGCCATGCGGCGCATGTACGGCTGA
- a CDS encoding pirin family protein encodes MPAVTVENPLTLPRVAAPAGAHTRPVLTVATAPSGFEGEGFPVRRAFAGIAYKHLDPFIMMDQMGEVEYAPGEPKGTPWHPHRGFETVTYLIDGTFVHRDSHGGGGVINDGDTQWMTAGSGLLHIEAPPESLVMSGGLFHGLQLWVNLPKSDKMMAPRYQDIGGGQVKLLTSADGGALLRLIAGDLDGHRGPGVTHTPITMMHVTMNPGAEVTLPWRTDFNALAYSLAGRGTAGAEGRPFRMGQAVVFGAGDAITIRADENQESRSPNFEVVLLGGLPIREPMMHYGPFVMNTHAELAQAFEDFQAGRLGRIPADAR; translated from the coding sequence ATGCCCGCTGTGACCGTAGAGAACCCGCTGACCCTGCCGCGGGTGGCCGCGCCCGCCGGCGCGCACACCCGGCCCGTGCTGACCGTCGCCACCGCTCCGAGCGGATTCGAGGGCGAGGGCTTCCCCGTGCGCCGGGCGTTCGCGGGCATCGCCTACAAGCACCTCGATCCCTTCATCATGATGGATCAGATGGGCGAGGTGGAGTACGCGCCCGGAGAGCCCAAGGGCACCCCCTGGCATCCGCACCGCGGCTTCGAGACCGTCACGTATCTGATCGACGGCACGTTCGTGCACCGCGACTCGCACGGTGGCGGCGGTGTCATCAACGACGGCGACACCCAGTGGATGACGGCGGGCTCCGGCCTGCTGCACATCGAGGCACCGCCGGAGTCGCTGGTGATGTCCGGCGGCCTCTTCCACGGCCTCCAGCTGTGGGTGAACCTGCCGAAGAGCGACAAGATGATGGCGCCCCGCTACCAGGACATCGGCGGCGGCCAGGTGAAGCTGCTGACCTCCGCCGACGGCGGGGCGCTGCTGCGGCTGATCGCCGGTGACCTCGACGGACACCGGGGGCCGGGCGTGACCCACACACCGATCACGATGATGCATGTGACGATGAACCCGGGCGCCGAGGTGACCCTCCCCTGGCGCACGGACTTCAACGCCCTCGCCTACTCCCTGGCCGGCCGCGGTACGGCCGGTGCGGAGGGCCGCCCGTTCCGCATGGGCCAGGCGGTCGTCTTCGGTGCGGGTGACGCGATCACGATCCGGGCGGACGAGAACCAGGAGTCGCGCAGCCCTAACTTCGAGGTCGTGCTGCTGGGCGGGCTGCCGATCCGCGAGCCGATGATGCACTACGGCCCGTTCGTGATGAACACCCACGCCGAACTGGCCCAGGCATTCGAGGACTTCCAGGCCGGACGGCTCGGAAGGATACCCGCCGACGCGCGCTGA
- a CDS encoding AI-2E family transporter — protein MRNDSDQDRSGAEPGRPPHDRQPLLPIEARRAAAWCATVLLVAAVLGVGVWLCVELSAAVTPVLLALLGSALLGPLYRQLVAMKLNRSLAAGLTCAVLVVVVGGAGYIVVSALVDTGDQILASLKDAASDLSRHFGTAGNSLSDLATNAKSLVTKFGGTAASGLLAGVSIVGQFIAAAVLALLLTFFFLRDSDKAVRALHDWAPGDSAPQLERMARRGFQSIEGFMRGTTFIALIDAICITVGLLILQVPGALGLGALVFVGAYIPYLGAFISGAVAILVAFADRGIVIALWALGVVLAVQVLEGHVLQPMIQSRTVQMHPAVVMLAITAGASVAGILGMLLSVPLTAAASGVLHELRKGYAADSGAGSSGSGDTGPDGSTADPASS, from the coding sequence GTGCGAAACGACTCGGATCAAGACCGGAGCGGCGCCGAGCCCGGCCGGCCGCCGCACGACAGGCAGCCGCTGCTGCCCATCGAGGCCCGCCGCGCCGCGGCCTGGTGCGCGACGGTGCTCCTGGTCGCGGCCGTGCTGGGCGTCGGGGTGTGGCTGTGCGTCGAGCTGAGCGCGGCGGTCACGCCCGTCCTGCTGGCGCTGCTCGGCAGCGCGCTGCTCGGGCCGCTCTACCGGCAGCTGGTGGCGATGAAGCTCAACCGTTCGCTGGCGGCCGGGCTGACCTGCGCCGTGCTGGTGGTCGTGGTCGGCGGTGCCGGCTACATCGTGGTCAGCGCGCTGGTCGACACCGGTGATCAGATCCTCGCGTCGCTCAAGGACGCCGCGTCGGACCTGTCCCGGCACTTCGGCACGGCCGGCAACTCGCTCAGCGACCTCGCCACCAACGCCAAGAGCCTGGTGACCAAGTTCGGCGGCACCGCGGCCTCCGGGCTGCTGGCCGGTGTCAGCATCGTCGGCCAGTTCATCGCCGCGGCGGTGCTGGCCCTGCTGCTGACGTTCTTCTTCCTGCGGGACTCGGACAAGGCCGTCCGCGCGCTGCACGACTGGGCGCCGGGCGACTCGGCGCCGCAGCTGGAGCGGATGGCCCGGCGCGGCTTCCAGTCCATCGAGGGCTTTATGCGCGGCACCACCTTCATCGCGCTGATCGACGCCATCTGCATCACCGTCGGACTGCTGATCCTGCAGGTGCCGGGCGCCCTCGGCCTGGGCGCACTGGTCTTCGTCGGCGCCTATATCCCCTACCTCGGCGCGTTCATCTCCGGTGCGGTGGCGATCCTGGTGGCGTTCGCGGACCGCGGCATCGTGATCGCGCTCTGGGCGCTCGGCGTGGTCCTCGCCGTGCAGGTGCTGGAGGGCCATGTGCTCCAGCCGATGATCCAGAGCCGTACCGTGCAGATGCACCCGGCGGTGGTCATGCTGGCGATCACGGCGGGGGCGAGCGTCGCCGGCATCCTCGGCATGCTGCTGTCCGTACCGCTGACCGCAGCCGCCTCCGGTGTCCTGCACGAACTGCGCAAGGGCTACGCGGCGGACTCCGGCGCCGGCTCCTCGGGATCCGGTGACACCGGGCCGGACGGCTCCACCGCCGATCCGGCGTCCTCGTAG
- a CDS encoding ATP-binding SpoIIE family protein phosphatase: MRTEDLLAAIETGLWRWDNASGRVTLDAEAARLLGLPAEPAELTEAAVRSRFHPVDFAEINGVVQLAVSEGTLAEARLRIVDERGRVLRIVRTRSRPRLVNGDFDLVGTLQEVPEPQPGTSAAHTPITGDWRRSREAFLLDAGRALAEARSTAEVLRVAAGLSMPGFMPDGLAVFGIEGDRLSVIGHHGHRPGDERPFSGMTLETEYPAAEVIRTGRAIYLPTPEEYRRRYPATWPLAARFQRTSWAFLPLVNAGRTIGAWMAGFAQPVAFTPDERSVLTTVARMLAQALARAGVQESQHELAVGLQRSMMPTVQPDIPGMTVAARYVPTGGGLEVGGDWYDMIPLPSGRIALVIGDVQGHDVRAAGLMGQLRIALRAYASEGHHPDAVLSRASRFLAGINETEFRGLGEDQRFATCLYVEVDPATGLLDIARAGHPDPAIRMADGPMLVRPTAGGLPLGIDPDTDYPTTRLVLEPGETMLVCTDGLIETGGHDLETGWARLRGIFEGHEAGADETSGESLERLADTLVQAVHGPSSHHTTGPLVDRREDDIAVLLLSRDGGSCGVGTGGRPTRQPVRRTVFSVAQAEPERIAEARRQIRAVLHDWADPDQVDAAVLMVSEVVTNVLKHTDGDALLVAEISGERGRRRIRVDVADGSDELPHRRRPGELASSGRGLVLMELLAGAWGVDPRGDGKSTWFELYEDAGSAVEPSGPVSPDPEEPAPESAA, encoded by the coding sequence ATGCGCACCGAGGATCTCCTGGCCGCCATCGAGACCGGCCTGTGGCGCTGGGACAACGCATCGGGCCGGGTGACCCTCGACGCCGAAGCGGCCCGGCTCCTCGGGCTTCCCGCCGAGCCGGCGGAGCTGACCGAGGCCGCGGTGCGCTCCCGTTTTCATCCCGTGGACTTCGCCGAGATCAACGGCGTCGTCCAGCTCGCCGTCTCCGAAGGGACCCTCGCCGAGGCCCGGCTGCGCATCGTCGACGAACGCGGGCGGGTGCTCCGCATCGTGCGCACCCGCTCCCGGCCCCGGCTCGTCAACGGTGACTTCGATCTGGTCGGCACGCTCCAGGAAGTCCCCGAACCGCAGCCCGGCACGTCCGCGGCGCACACCCCGATCACCGGCGACTGGCGACGCTCGCGCGAGGCGTTCCTCCTGGACGCGGGCCGGGCGCTGGCCGAGGCGCGGTCGACCGCCGAGGTCCTGAGGGTCGCGGCCGGGCTGTCCATGCCGGGGTTCATGCCGGACGGCCTGGCGGTCTTCGGCATCGAGGGCGACCGGCTCTCGGTCATCGGCCACCACGGCCACCGTCCCGGCGATGAGCGGCCGTTCTCCGGCATGACGCTGGAGACCGAGTATCCGGCGGCCGAGGTCATCCGGACCGGCCGGGCCATCTACCTCCCCACCCCCGAGGAGTACCGGCGCCGTTACCCCGCCACCTGGCCGCTGGCCGCCCGCTTCCAGCGGACCTCGTGGGCGTTCCTGCCGCTGGTCAACGCGGGCCGCACGATCGGCGCCTGGATGGCCGGCTTCGCGCAGCCGGTCGCCTTCACGCCCGACGAGCGCTCGGTGCTGACCACCGTCGCCCGGATGCTGGCCCAGGCGCTGGCCAGGGCCGGTGTGCAGGAGTCGCAGCACGAACTGGCGGTGGGGCTGCAGCGCAGCATGATGCCGACGGTGCAGCCCGACATCCCGGGGATGACGGTCGCGGCCCGCTACGTGCCGACCGGCGGCGGGCTGGAGGTCGGCGGCGACTGGTACGACATGATCCCGCTGCCGTCCGGCCGGATCGCGCTGGTCATCGGGGACGTCCAGGGCCACGACGTACGGGCCGCGGGCCTGATGGGGCAGCTGCGCATCGCGCTGCGCGCCTATGCCTCCGAGGGCCACCACCCCGACGCGGTGCTCTCCCGCGCCTCGCGCTTTCTCGCCGGGATCAACGAGACCGAGTTCCGCGGCCTCGGAGAGGACCAGCGCTTCGCGACCTGTCTGTACGTCGAGGTGGACCCGGCCACCGGGCTGCTGGACATCGCGCGGGCCGGCCACCCCGACCCGGCGATCCGGATGGCCGACGGCCCGATGCTGGTCCGGCCCACCGCGGGCGGGCTGCCGCTGGGCATCGACCCGGACACCGACTACCCCACCACCCGGCTCGTCCTGGAGCCCGGCGAGACCATGCTGGTGTGCACCGACGGGCTGATCGAGACCGGCGGCCACGACCTGGAGACCGGCTGGGCCCGGCTGCGCGGCATCTTCGAAGGGCATGAGGCCGGGGCGGACGAGACCAGCGGCGAGAGCCTGGAGCGGCTGGCCGACACCCTGGTCCAGGCCGTGCACGGCCCCTCCTCGCACCACACCACCGGGCCGCTGGTGGACCGCCGCGAGGACGACATCGCCGTCCTGCTGCTCTCCCGCGACGGCGGCAGCTGCGGGGTGGGCACCGGCGGGCGGCCGACGCGGCAGCCCGTACGGCGCACCGTGTTCTCCGTCGCCCAGGCCGAGCCGGAGCGGATAGCGGAGGCACGCCGGCAGATCCGCGCGGTGCTGCACGACTGGGCCGACCCGGACCAGGTCGACGCGGCGGTGCTGATGGTCTCCGAGGTGGTCACCAACGTGCTGAAGCACACCGACGGGGACGCGCTGCTGGTCGCCGAGATCTCCGGTGAGCGGGGCCGCCGGCGCATCCGGGTCGATGTCGCCGACGGCAGCGACGAGCTGCCGCACCGCCGCAGGCCCGGCGAACTGGCGTCCTCGGGGCGCGGTCTGGTGCTGATGGAGCTGCTGGCCGGCGCGTGGGGAGTGGATCCGCGCGGGGACGGCAAATCGACGTGGTTCGAGCTCTACGAGGACGCCGGATCGGCGGTGGAGCCGTCCGGCCCGGTGTCACCGGATCCCGAGGAGCCGGCGCCGGAGTCCGCCGCGTAG